CGTCGCCTGCCTCCCATTCCTGGGATGCGGCATGGATGACGCAGCCACAAAACCGGCAGGCAGCACCGCCTGCGCAGAGAGGTGGTCTGTGATGAGAGTGCAAGGATAGAGCCCTCTCATCACCGCGGCGGCGGCGGGCCAAACCGTGCAGCGTACCGGCTTGGTCGTAAATCGAGTGCCTGTGGACAGCGCCGCGATGGGGGAGGTCTGCTACAGAGAGGGCCGGTATTCCTGTGGCAGAATGCAACAGACCCAGCCTGAAATACTAGGTCTTTGCATTCACGCTGAGGAGAAAGAGATGTTTTCGGCCGGGCTGCTGAAACTCCTGGAGTCGCTCGACCACCAACCCGCCCAACCGCTGCAGCGACATCATGTGCTGCTCTTCGGTAACGATCCGGACCTGCCCATGTGTGCGCACGGCTTCGTGCACCGCCTCAACATTCGACAGCTCCGGCACGACGGTGTCCCGCTTCAGGTAATACAGGGCATCTTCGTTTTTCGGCCACCCCGGGATATACATGAACAAGGCCGGGCCGGCCCCTCTCGCCAACACCTTGATCTCCTCCGTAGCCTTCCGTGGCGAAGCCGCCTGATCGATCGCCGGGAATACGTAGTTCACGACCAGCACGACATAGGCCACGGCGAGCAGACCCACGACGTGAAGCGCAAGATGCAGGCGCGCTTTGACGACCGCGAACAGCAACGTACCGGCCAGACCGACGATCGTGACGATGAACACCGGCGAGACCACCGGCGAGGAGACTAACCAGCGCCGTCGCAACGGCGCAGCCCCGAAAAACATCCCTGCCGCGAACACCACAGCCAGGATGGCCAGCAGGACTTTCAACAATGGAGGCATCGCACGGGACGACTCGCCGGACGTAAACATTCGGTGATAGAAATACCCGATCATGAGCCCGATTCCCGGCACGATCGTCACGAGATAGGGCTCGCGCTTGAGTGTGGCCAGACTAAATGCCGTGAACAGACTGAGCACCCAGACCAGCAGCAACAATTCGGTCGGATGTGCACGAAGCGGTCGCTGCGCCCAAAGCAACAACACCGCCGACGGGAGCAAGGCACACCATGGGAAGAAGTCCGCCCACATCATGCCCAGATACCAATACAGCGGATGCCCGTCCTTGGCCACGCCGACAGATCCGGCCAGACCGCTGTTCCACACAGACCCGATCGCGCTCATGATCCTAAAATGATGCTGATACCCGGGTCCCAGCACCAACGCGTATCCAGCCATCATGGCGATGGCCAGGCCCAACCCGGCCCAAAACCACCGGTCCCGCAACATTCGTGCATCACGCTGGATGCAGGCATAGGTGCTCATGACAAGCAGGGGCAGAAAAAACCCGTGCATCTCTTTCAACATCGCCCCGAGCGCCATACTGCAAAATGCCAGGAGATACCATCGTGAACTGCGGCCCAGGATCTGCACCTGAACCCAGGCGAACAGGGCCAGCGTGACGAGGAACGTCAAGGTGGAATCAAACAGCACACGTCGTCCATACCAAAGAAACACATGGCTGGTGGCCACGACGAGCGCCGCCCAGAATCCTGCCGTCGAGGACAACAATCTCGTCCCCAAGACATAAACGAGCACCACCGTGCCGATCGCCGCAAGCGAGCCCGGAATCCGCAACGCGATTTCCTGGTCGCCCCACAGCGACGTCGCCCAGTGAAGCAGCCAGAAAAACAGCGGCGGCTTGTTGAAATACGGTTCACCGTGATACGTGAGATCGAAGAACTCGTTCCGCCGCCCCATTTCTCCGGCAATGCCGGCGTAGAGTCCTTCGCTGCCTTCCAATAACGAGAGGTGCAGATTGGCGAAATATCCCCATCCACAGATCAGCACCAGGAGCACCATCTCCACATACCGGCGGGCTTCCGCCTCCCACCGGAGCGGCACCTTCGATTCCTGCCCGCCGATCACACCGTCAACCGAGACCCGTTCACCGCTTCGCCACATAGAGAGACACTCCATACATCATCCTGACGACAAGCGGCACGATGTGCCGCGAGGGGCCCCAGTATAATTTCCCGCTCAGCCGTTGAGAAGTCTTTTTCCCATCTCGCTCGGCACGTAGGAGTTGAGGAAGGTGGTCGTCGGACTGGAGACGGCGAATGCAAGAACGGGCGTGGAGCTGTGACGGATCAGCCGGGCTGATTGCCTACGGTGGAACGAGGCACTTCGTCCGTGCCTTCCTGCGGCAGAGAGCGGACAGGCTGTGGCTGACGAGTCCCGATCCAGAGGTAGTAGAGCAGCGGGATCACCACCAACGTAAGAATCGTCGAGGCACCGACACCGAACAGCAGTGAGACGGCCAGACCCTGAAAAATCGGGTCCAGAATAATGACAAAGGCACCCACCATCAACGCCGCGGCGGTCAAGAGAATCGGGCGGGTCCGGATGGCGCCCGCGCGAATCACCGCCTCCAACAACGGCACGCCTTCCGCCTCCTGATGCTGAATGAAATCGACCAATAAAATTGAATTCCGCACGATGATGCCGGCCAGGGCGATGAACCCGATCATCGACGTGGCCGTAAAATACGACCCGGTCAGCCAATGCCCGGGCAGAATCCCGATCAACGTCAGCGGAATGGGCGCCATGATGACCATCGGCGTCAGGA
This sequence is a window from Nitrospira sp.. Protein-coding genes within it:
- a CDS encoding glycosyltransferase family 39 protein — its product is MWRSGERVSVDGVIGGQESKVPLRWEAEARRYVEMVLLVLICGWGYFANLHLSLLEGSEGLYAGIAGEMGRRNEFFDLTYHGEPYFNKPPLFFWLLHWATSLWGDQEIALRIPGSLAAIGTVVLVYVLGTRLLSSTAGFWAALVVATSHVFLWYGRRVLFDSTLTFLVTLALFAWVQVQILGRSSRWYLLAFCSMALGAMLKEMHGFFLPLLVMSTYACIQRDARMLRDRWFWAGLGLAIAMMAGYALVLGPGYQHHFRIMSAIGSVWNSGLAGSVGVAKDGHPLYWYLGMMWADFFPWCALLPSAVLLLWAQRPLRAHPTELLLLVWVLSLFTAFSLATLKREPYLVTIVPGIGLMIGYFYHRMFTSGESSRAMPPLLKVLLAILAVVFAAGMFFGAAPLRRRWLVSSPVVSPVFIVTIVGLAGTLLFAVVKARLHLALHVVGLLAVAYVVLVVNYVFPAIDQAASPRKATEEIKVLARGAGPALFMYIPGWPKNEDALYYLKRDTVVPELSNVEAVHEAVRTHGQVRIVTEEQHMMSLQRLGGLVVERLQEFQQPGRKHLFLLSVNAKT